Proteins from one candidate division KSB1 bacterium genomic window:
- a CDS encoding efflux RND transporter periplasmic adaptor subunit, whose product MKYFSVTLLLIVMTLVIGCSTQSKTTQEQAKVPVTITEVKLGKVEKSIVYNGDIQAELSVKVFSKIPDRIETFYVDEGAYVSKGQAIAKIQATTIEQAVRQAEAGLNALRAQESNLNVEYERMKRLFNEGAVSRQQFDALETQYKAIKAQVEQAEAGLASARASLQDATITAPITGIIGKRYLEAGDMAAPSLPLVEIVQMDRVKVVFDVTESDLRLLKIGQPATVRIKGESNRTFEGQVYKISPILDPMTRMASVEVLVDNRDRFLKPGMFAQVVVTTGVLDNVITVPRYAAVENTSLTRVAGKDEVVKKYNVFVVENDRAVQRELDVAYVNHVSIAVKSGLNIGEKLVVQGQNNLRDGTAVAIIEEEK is encoded by the coding sequence ATGAAATATTTTTCGGTTACGCTTTTGCTGATCGTAATGACATTGGTGATCGGCTGCAGCACACAATCCAAAACAACTCAAGAGCAAGCCAAAGTACCGGTGACGATCACCGAAGTCAAACTGGGTAAAGTAGAAAAGTCGATCGTTTACAACGGCGACATTCAGGCCGAGTTGTCGGTAAAGGTTTTTTCCAAGATTCCCGACCGGATCGAGACGTTTTATGTTGATGAAGGCGCCTATGTTTCCAAGGGGCAGGCCATTGCCAAAATTCAGGCCACGACCATCGAACAGGCGGTACGGCAGGCCGAAGCAGGCTTGAATGCTTTGCGCGCCCAGGAATCCAATCTCAACGTCGAATATGAGCGGATGAAACGGCTGTTCAACGAAGGGGCCGTCAGCCGACAGCAGTTCGACGCTTTGGAAACGCAGTACAAGGCGATCAAAGCGCAGGTCGAGCAGGCAGAAGCCGGTCTGGCGAGCGCGCGAGCTTCGCTTCAGGATGCCACCATCACGGCGCCGATTACCGGAATTATCGGCAAGCGTTATCTCGAAGCCGGCGACATGGCGGCGCCCAGTCTGCCGCTGGTGGAAATTGTGCAGATGGATCGGGTCAAGGTGGTCTTTGACGTTACGGAAAGCGATCTGCGGCTGCTCAAAATCGGCCAGCCGGCGACCGTGCGCATCAAAGGCGAAAGCAACAGAACCTTTGAGGGACAAGTCTACAAAATCAGCCCGATCCTTGATCCCATGACGCGCATGGCCTCTGTCGAAGTGCTTGTAGACAACCGCGACCGATTCCTCAAACCGGGCATGTTTGCCCAAGTCGTTGTTACGACGGGCGTTTTGGATAATGTGATTACCGTACCCCGTTATGCCGCAGTGGAAAACACTTCGCTTACCCGCGTTGCCGGCAAGGATGAGGTGGTGAAAAAGTACAATGTCTTTGTCGTCGAAAACGACCGCGCCGTGCAGCGGGAGCTCGATGTCGCTTATGTTAATCACGTTTCCATCGCCGTGAAAAGCGGATTGAACATCGGCGAAAAACTCGTTGTTCAGGGTCAGAACAATCTTCGGGACGGAACAGCGGTCGCGATCATCGAAGAGGAGAAGTAA
- a CDS encoding TolC family protein, whose product MKHSVWAIVLIGFFGMASAEEELVLTIEKSVELAMANNPAYQMKLKEVRKAKAAVVEAYSNLLPQVNATASLQHAWAIQQTTIPNFIKFMLGENFPGASMMPDYVRISFGLENTFVYGASLTQPLFLGGAGWAGVQISRAAAEAAEQSLEATAQSLRYQTAAAFYGCLLAQEVAHVRKQALEEAQKNLDIVRKKYEAGAASRFDVMRAEVNLANLKPEAISARNNLQNVMTLLKMTLALPMETPIRLEGHLSFAEDEFTGLALEEYQRMALQFRPEIKVLDQSKYMAHKGITAARSAFLPKVFFQTDYSYMAMRNDMKFAQKDFSKGFTSAVAVQLPLFTGFKSIAQYQKAQIDYRVVLDTKKQSEDGIAAEVEAAYHKLIEAKERYASANETVHLAEESFRLAGMMYEEGANTQLDVFTAQLGLTSARLNYLSSLYDYQMARYALRLATGRLKEIL is encoded by the coding sequence ATGAAACACAGTGTTTGGGCAATTGTTCTCATCGGATTTTTCGGCATGGCTTCGGCAGAAGAGGAACTGGTTTTGACGATCGAAAAGAGCGTCGAGCTGGCAATGGCCAATAACCCCGCGTATCAGATGAAGCTGAAAGAAGTGCGCAAGGCGAAAGCGGCGGTCGTCGAGGCTTACTCGAATCTCCTGCCGCAGGTCAATGCCACTGCCAGTCTGCAGCATGCCTGGGCCATACAGCAAACGACCATCCCCAACTTTATCAAATTCATGTTGGGTGAAAATTTTCCCGGCGCTTCGATGATGCCGGATTATGTGCGCATTTCCTTCGGCTTGGAAAATACGTTTGTCTACGGCGCTTCTCTGACCCAGCCGCTCTTTTTAGGGGGCGCCGGTTGGGCAGGCGTGCAGATCAGCCGCGCAGCTGCCGAAGCGGCGGAGCAGAGCCTCGAGGCAACCGCGCAGTCGCTGCGCTACCAGACGGCCGCCGCATTTTACGGCTGCCTGCTGGCGCAGGAGGTGGCGCATGTCCGCAAGCAGGCGTTGGAGGAGGCGCAAAAAAATCTGGACATTGTGCGCAAAAAGTATGAGGCCGGCGCAGCGTCCAGATTCGACGTCATGCGCGCCGAGGTCAATCTGGCCAACCTGAAACCGGAGGCGATCTCGGCCCGCAACAATCTGCAGAATGTCATGACCCTTCTCAAAATGACCCTGGCCCTGCCGATGGAAACGCCGATTAGGCTGGAAGGACATCTATCCTTTGCCGAGGATGAATTTACCGGCTTAGCGTTGGAAGAGTATCAGCGCATGGCGCTTCAGTTTCGGCCCGAGATCAAGGTGCTCGATCAGTCGAAATACATGGCGCACAAAGGCATTACAGCCGCGCGCAGCGCGTTTCTCCCCAAGGTCTTTTTCCAAACCGATTACTCGTATATGGCCATGCGCAACGACATGAAATTCGCGCAGAAGGACTTTAGCAAAGGCTTTACCTCCGCCGTGGCGGTGCAGCTGCCGCTGTTTACCGGTTTCAAGTCGATTGCCCAATACCAAAAAGCGCAGATCGATTACCGGGTAGTTTTGGACACAAAAAAGCAGTCGGAGGACGGCATTGCCGCGGAGGTGGAGGCCGCCTACCACAAGCTGATCGAAGCGAAGGAACGCTATGCGTCGGCAAACGAGACGGTGCATCTGGCGGAAGAGTCCTTTCGCCTGGCCGGCATGATGTACGAAGAGGGCGCCAATACGCAGCTGGACGTCTTTACGGCGCAGTTGGGATTGACGAGCGCTCGTCTCAACTATCTTTCTTCGCTCTATGATTACCAGATGGCGCGGTACGCCCTGCGGTTGGCAACCGGCCGATTGAAGGAAATCCTTTGA
- a CDS encoding TetR/AcrR family transcriptional regulator, with translation MFTAAAHLFAEKGFDGVSMREISELSQVSKPTIYYYFGSKEGIYRELLAAGFAYVQDKIREIAEKEISVREKLVELTRMFFAESIKHPDFVRFFFNLLSSAPADRNLLCDLDKQKVGVQLLVQMIGEGIRNGEFGSGVDPELAAEIFGGVIRHFVLKQLVSKEVILNDALAGKIIDLLFKGLNE, from the coding sequence ATTTTTACCGCAGCGGCGCATCTTTTTGCCGAAAAAGGCTTCGACGGCGTTTCCATGCGGGAGATTTCGGAGCTTTCGCAGGTTTCGAAACCGACCATCTATTACTATTTCGGCAGCAAGGAAGGAATTTATCGCGAGCTTCTCGCTGCCGGTTTTGCCTATGTTCAGGACAAAATTAGGGAAATAGCCGAGAAAGAGATTTCGGTTAGAGAAAAGCTGGTCGAGTTAACCAGAATGTTTTTTGCCGAATCGATCAAGCACCCTGATTTTGTCAGATTTTTTTTCAACTTGCTTTCATCAGCACCGGCGGATAGAAACCTGTTGTGCGATTTGGACAAACAGAAGGTCGGTGTGCAACTGTTGGTGCAGATGATCGGCGAAGGCATTCGCAACGGCGAGTTCGGATCCGGTGTGGATCCGGAGTTGGCGGCAGAAATCTTTGGGGGCGTCATCCGCCATTTTGTTCTCAAACAGTTGGTATCCAAGGAGGTCATTCTCAACGACGCCTTGGCGGGCAAGATAATCGATTTGTTATTCAAAGGATTGAACGAATAG
- a CDS encoding outer membrane lipoprotein-sorting protein yields MNRSWIFTLCMLAAAAQAQPPAEEILHRVDAVMTSETKIVVSKMIIHGRRSTRIVEAKSYIDGTRRAFTEYLAPPREAGTKMLKLEDQLWTFSPQTDRIIKISGHMLRQSVMGSDLSYEDMMEDPQLANLYHAVLLGEESIGDRPCWILQLEAKTADIAYPSRKIWVDKERYLVLKEQRFAKGGRLLKTATVEEVKLLDGRWTPVRARFKDELQSGEGTEFIIESIQYNAAIPEHLFTKAALRR; encoded by the coding sequence ATGAACCGCTCTTGGATTTTCACACTTTGCATGCTTGCGGCAGCAGCGCAGGCGCAGCCGCCTGCCGAAGAAATACTTCACCGCGTCGACGCCGTCATGACCTCGGAAACGAAAATCGTCGTCTCGAAAATGATCATCCACGGCAGACGCAGCACAAGAATCGTCGAAGCCAAGTCCTATATCGATGGCACTCGCCGCGCCTTTACCGAATATTTGGCCCCTCCGCGCGAAGCGGGCACCAAAATGCTCAAGTTGGAAGATCAGCTGTGGACTTTTTCGCCGCAGACTGATCGAATCATCAAAATTTCCGGACATATGCTGCGGCAATCGGTCATGGGATCGGATCTTTCGTATGAAGACATGATGGAGGATCCGCAGCTGGCGAACCTCTACCATGCCGTTCTTTTGGGAGAAGAGAGCATCGGCGATCGCCCATGCTGGATACTGCAGCTCGAAGCCAAGACGGCCGATATTGCCTATCCTTCCCGCAAAATATGGGTCGACAAAGAGAGGTATCTGGTTCTGAAGGAGCAGCGCTTTGCCAAAGGCGGTCGCCTGCTTAAAACCGCCACAGTCGAAGAGGTCAAACTGCTCGACGGCCGCTGGACGCCGGTCAGAGCCCGCTTTAAGGACGAACTGCAGAGCGGAGAGGGAACGGAATTTATCATCGAATCGATACAATACAACGCCGCCATTCCCGAACATCTTTTTACCAAGGCGGCCCTGCGCAGATAG
- a CDS encoding FtsX-like permease family protein, whose protein sequence is MIRFLIKGLLRDRSRSLFPVMVVAAGAFLAVFGYCWIKGTLNDILWANAAFDTGHVKIMTNGFAAEADLLPNDLALADADSLLSDLRSRYPSMIWTSRTRFGSMIDIPDSLGETRAQAPVMGLAIDLSPTSPERRILHLENALVRGRLPQQKNEMLISELLAEQLGVSPGEVATLIGSSAYGSLTLHNFTIAGTIRFGVTAMDRSVILVDEHEARLMLDMENASSEIVGYFPDLLYKQAAASSIVADFNSMQTDVEDSPHMFALHEQNELESMLIWINYFSAIVIGVFIVAMSIVLWNAGLMGSLRRYGEFGLRLAIGESKLHVYQTLLAESLIIGLIGGVIGTALGLAAAYYLQVKGMDISGAVKGSNMLLTNVIRAQITPAALYVGLIPGLIAPPLGTAVAGIGIFKRQTAQLFKELEV, encoded by the coding sequence ATGATCCGCTTTCTCATCAAAGGCCTGCTGCGCGACCGCTCGCGCAGTCTGTTTCCGGTGATGGTCGTTGCTGCGGGCGCCTTTCTGGCCGTTTTCGGCTATTGTTGGATCAAAGGAACGCTCAACGACATTCTGTGGGCAAATGCGGCGTTCGATACCGGGCACGTTAAGATCATGACCAACGGATTTGCCGCGGAGGCCGATCTGTTGCCGAACGACCTGGCGCTGGCGGATGCGGACAGTCTGCTCAGCGATCTCCGCAGCCGTTACCCGTCGATGATCTGGACTTCCCGCACCCGCTTCGGCAGCATGATCGACATTCCCGACAGCCTCGGCGAGACGCGTGCTCAGGCGCCGGTAATGGGATTGGCGATCGATTTATCGCCGACGAGTCCGGAACGCCGCATCCTTCATCTGGAAAACGCGCTCGTGCGCGGCCGTTTACCGCAGCAAAAAAATGAGATGCTCATCAGCGAACTTTTGGCGGAACAGCTCGGCGTATCTCCAGGAGAGGTCGCCACTCTGATCGGTTCCTCCGCCTACGGCAGCTTGACGCTGCACAACTTTACCATCGCCGGAACGATCCGGTTCGGTGTAACCGCCATGGATCGCAGCGTTATTCTCGTGGATGAGCATGAGGCTCGCTTGATGCTCGATATGGAAAATGCTTCTTCAGAGATCGTCGGCTATTTTCCTGATTTGCTCTACAAACAGGCGGCGGCCTCAAGCATCGTTGCCGACTTTAATTCGATGCAGACGGATGTCGAAGACAGTCCGCACATGTTTGCCCTTCATGAGCAGAACGAGCTGGAGAGCATGCTGATTTGGATCAATTATTTCAGCGCCATCGTCATCGGCGTGTTTATAGTCGCAATGTCGATTGTGCTGTGGAATGCCGGTCTGATGGGCAGCCTGAGGCGATACGGCGAGTTCGGTTTGCGGCTGGCCATCGGCGAATCCAAACTGCATGTCTACCAGACTCTGCTCGCCGAATCGTTGATCATCGGCCTCATCGGCGGAGTCATCGGAACGGCGCTGGGATTGGCCGCAGCCTATTATCTGCAGGTCAAAGGGATGGACATATCGGGCGCCGTTAAAGGTTCGAACATGCTGTTGACGAACGTCATCCGCGCCCAAATTACGCCGGCGGCACTCTATGTCGGCCTGATTCCCGGCCTCATCGCCCCGCCGCTGGGAACCGCCGTTGCCGGTATCGGCATTTTCAAACGGCAAACAGCCCAACTGTTCAAGGAGCTCGAAGTATGA
- a CDS encoding FtsX-like permease family protein, protein MMVLKLAVKNLAGAGIRTWLNVAVLSISFVAIIFLQGLYNGMNEQASRALIDTYYGGGQYWQKNYDPYDALTLDDAHSPLPPALKSMIDAGQAVPILIAQAAAFPNGRMVSLQLKGIPAQQTFLALPSAVLQDDSGEIPALIGTRTAKKLKLNEGDYLTVRWRDRSGAFDAVDVKIVHILKTTVPLVDVGTVWLPLDRLAQMLDLPNEATLVVIRPSAPIPGEFEGWSFKSLDDLLSDLRQVVKQKSASASILYLLLMFLGLLAIFDTQVLSIFRRQKEIGTLIALGMTRGQVIGLFTLEGALHGVLAALIGALWGFPIMATMARKGWKLPGYSDDFGLAIGERLYPLYSAALIIGTTLLVLISVTIVSWLPTRRIARMNPTDALRGRRA, encoded by the coding sequence ATGATGGTGCTGAAATTAGCCGTAAAGAATTTAGCCGGTGCGGGAATCCGAACCTGGCTGAACGTGGCTGTGCTTTCCATTTCCTTTGTGGCGATCATTTTTCTGCAGGGTCTCTATAACGGCATGAACGAGCAGGCCTCACGGGCTCTCATCGACACCTATTACGGCGGCGGCCAATATTGGCAAAAGAATTATGATCCTTATGACGCCCTGACCCTTGACGACGCGCATTCGCCGCTGCCGCCGGCGCTCAAATCGATGATCGATGCAGGCCAGGCAGTGCCGATCTTGATCGCCCAAGCCGCAGCCTTTCCCAACGGGCGCATGGTTTCTCTGCAGCTTAAGGGCATTCCGGCGCAACAAACCTTTCTCGCACTGCCGTCGGCAGTTTTGCAGGACGATTCAGGCGAGATCCCAGCCTTGATCGGCACGCGCACGGCAAAAAAGCTCAAGCTGAACGAAGGCGATTATCTGACCGTCCGCTGGCGCGACCGCAGCGGCGCCTTTGACGCCGTCGACGTCAAGATCGTTCATATCCTAAAGACGACCGTGCCGCTGGTCGATGTCGGCACCGTATGGCTTCCGCTCGATCGTCTGGCGCAAATGCTCGACCTGCCTAACGAGGCAACCCTCGTCGTAATCCGTCCTTCAGCACCCATCCCTGGAGAATTCGAAGGCTGGTCGTTCAAGTCCCTTGATGATCTTTTAAGCGATTTGCGGCAGGTGGTCAAGCAAAAGAGCGCTTCGGCCTCCATCCTCTATCTCCTCCTGATGTTTCTCGGCTTGTTGGCGATTTTCGATACTCAGGTTCTATCGATTTTTCGTCGACAAAAAGAGATCGGTACGTTGATCGCCCTTGGCATGACGCGCGGTCAAGTGATCGGCTTATTTACTTTGGAAGGCGCGCTGCACGGCGTGCTTGCGGCATTGATCGGCGCCTTGTGGGGCTTTCCGATCATGGCGACGATGGCCCGCAAAGGTTGGAAACTGCCCGGCTATTCCGACGACTTTGGTCTGGCGATCGGCGAACGGCTCTATCCGCTCTATTCCGCGGCATTAATCATCGGCACAACGCTGCTCGTGCTGATTTCGGTGACGATCGTCAGCTGGCTGCCGACGCGGCGGATCGCACGAATGAATCCGACCGACGCCCTGCGGGGGAGGCGCGCATGA
- a CDS encoding ABC transporter ATP-binding protein has protein sequence MTESRNDALVILEEVTKRYPMGLGQTLSALRGVTLRFMSGEFAGVVGPSGSGKTTLLNIIGSLDTPSSGRAVVMGRDISRLTPRQSAELRNRHIGFIFQTFNLLPVYTAYENVEFPLLLLHVPATERRRRVMEALESVGLADRADSRPAQLSGGQCQRVAIARAIVKKPELILADEPTANLDAENSHLILQLMKKLNRETGATFIFSTHDDKVIRYLERKITLEDGRVIKDEAMTPFQGLAGSF, from the coding sequence ATGACGGAAAGCCGAAACGACGCATTGGTCATTTTAGAAGAAGTTACAAAGCGCTACCCGATGGGGCTGGGGCAAACTTTGTCGGCTTTGCGGGGCGTTACACTGCGCTTCATGTCGGGCGAGTTTGCCGGAGTTGTCGGACCCAGCGGTTCCGGCAAAACGACACTTTTAAACATCATCGGTTCACTGGATACGCCGAGCAGCGGCCGTGCGGTCGTCATGGGCCGAGACATCAGTCGTCTGACGCCGCGGCAATCGGCCGAACTGCGCAATCGTCACATCGGCTTTATCTTTCAAACATTCAACCTGTTGCCGGTTTACACGGCATATGAAAACGTCGAGTTTCCTTTGCTGCTGCTTCACGTGCCGGCAACTGAACGCAGACGGCGTGTGATGGAGGCGCTGGAGTCGGTCGGGTTGGCCGACCGCGCCGACTCCCGTCCTGCGCAGCTTTCCGGCGGCCAATGTCAGCGTGTAGCCATCGCGCGGGCAATCGTTAAAAAGCCGGAACTGATTCTGGCCGACGAACCGACCGCCAATCTCGACGCCGAAAACTCGCACCTCATTCTGCAATTGATGAAAAAACTAAACCGCGAAACTGGTGCGACCTTTATCTTTTCCACCCACGACGACAAAGTCATTCGCTACTTGGAGCGAAAGATTACCCTGGAGGACGGCAGAGTCATAAAAGACGAAGCAATGACGCCGTTCCAAGGACTTGCAGGCTCCTTTTAA
- a CDS encoding TetR/AcrR family transcriptional regulator, whose product MSYQANPEYSPRLELLLKAARELFYRYGVRRVTVEEICAKADVSKMTFYKFFNNKADLVKHLLSRMIAEGEGKFLQIISSDAPFAEKIRQLIDLKLDFMKEMSSEFMLEILNGSLPEVQPLVEEASRRQQEQFLSFVRRSQEQGYIRNDLHVGLHLYLLDRFTEMVNDPRLLQLYPSPAELVKDLLNFYFYGILSRP is encoded by the coding sequence ATGTCATATCAAGCGAATCCGGAATATTCACCACGGTTGGAGCTGCTTTTAAAGGCAGCTCGGGAGCTGTTCTATCGCTACGGAGTCAGGCGGGTTACCGTCGAGGAAATCTGCGCCAAAGCCGACGTCAGCAAAATGACGTTCTACAAGTTTTTTAACAACAAGGCTGATTTGGTCAAACACCTGCTTTCGAGGATGATTGCCGAAGGTGAAGGCAAATTTTTGCAAATCATATCGAGCGATGCTCCCTTTGCTGAAAAGATTCGGCAATTGATCGATCTCAAGCTGGATTTTATGAAGGAGATGAGCTCCGAGTTCATGCTCGAGATCCTTAACGGCTCTCTTCCGGAAGTGCAGCCCCTGGTCGAGGAAGCATCCCGCAGGCAGCAGGAGCAGTTCCTAAGCTTTGTCAGACGTTCTCAAGAGCAGGGTTATATTCGCAACGATTTGCACGTCGGATTGCATCTTTATCTCCTCGATCGCTTTACCGAAATGGTCAATGATCCGCGGCTGCTGCAGCTTTACCCTTCGCCCGCCGAGTTGGTCAAAGATCTGCTCAATTTTTACTTTTACGGTATCTTGAGCAGGCCATGA
- a CDS encoding replication-associated recombination protein A, translating to MDLFGAEERVRPPLAERLRPVKLVEFIGQRHLLGEGKVLRRAVESGRPGSMIFWGPPGVGKTTLARIIAAETDSEFVSISAVTAGVAEVRKIIDAARENRRRGRRTILFIDEIHRFNKAQQDALLHAVEDGTLLLIGATTENPSFEVISALLSRCRVYKLEALSKEELMQVLDRALEKDAELREMNVELTVEAREALVLLAGGDARNLLTALELAALSAPPDAEGKRVLDRTQIEEAMQRRSLLYDKGGEYHYDVISAFIKSVRGSDPDAALYWLARMLDGGEDPKFIARRLIILASEDIGNADPHALLIATAAFQAIDVIGMPEGRIVLAQATIYLASAPKSNASYLAIEAATEELRKGSPADVPLHLRNAPTSLMKQFGYAAGYRYPHDFGGFVEQNYFPDEKSVQVFYRPTENGVEQKIRERLLRLWPSRQR from the coding sequence ATGGATTTGTTTGGGGCAGAGGAACGCGTGCGTCCGCCGTTGGCGGAGCGTTTGCGGCCGGTCAAGCTGGTCGAGTTTATCGGGCAGCGCCATCTGCTTGGCGAGGGCAAGGTGCTGCGGCGTGCCGTCGAGAGCGGTCGCCCGGGTTCGATGATTTTTTGGGGACCGCCCGGCGTCGGCAAAACGACGCTGGCGCGCATCATCGCTGCGGAAACCGATTCGGAATTCGTCTCGATCAGCGCCGTTACCGCCGGAGTGGCCGAAGTGCGCAAAATCATCGACGCGGCGCGCGAGAATCGGCGCCGAGGCCGCCGAACCATTCTTTTTATCGATGAAATCCACCGCTTCAACAAAGCGCAGCAGGACGCTTTGCTCCATGCCGTGGAGGACGGCACGCTGCTGCTGATCGGCGCCACCACCGAAAATCCCAGCTTTGAAGTCATTTCGGCGCTTTTGTCGCGTTGTCGAGTTTACAAGCTGGAGGCCTTGAGTAAAGAAGAATTGATGCAGGTATTGGATCGGGCATTGGAGAAGGATGCGGAGCTTCGGGAGATGAACGTGGAATTGACTGTCGAGGCGCGCGAAGCGCTGGTCCTGCTGGCCGGCGGAGACGCCCGCAATCTGCTTACGGCGTTGGAGCTGGCGGCACTTTCTGCGCCTCCGGACGCGGAGGGGAAAAGAGTCCTCGATCGGACGCAGATCGAGGAAGCCATGCAGCGGCGCTCGCTGCTGTACGACAAGGGCGGCGAGTACCATTACGACGTCATTTCCGCTTTTATCAAGAGCGTGCGCGGTTCTGATCCCGATGCGGCGCTCTATTGGCTGGCGCGAATGCTCGACGGCGGCGAGGATCCCAAATTCATTGCGCGGCGGCTGATCATATTGGCTTCTGAGGACATCGGCAACGCCGATCCCCACGCTTTACTGATCGCCACGGCGGCGTTCCAGGCAATCGACGTCATCGGCATGCCGGAAGGGAGAATCGTGCTTGCCCAGGCGACGATTTATTTGGCCTCGGCCCCCAAGAGCAATGCCTCCTACCTGGCGATCGAAGCGGCGACCGAAGAGCTGCGGAAGGGCTCTCCGGCGGACGTCCCTTTACATCTGCGCAATGCGCCCACCTCACTTATGAAGCAGTTCGGTTATGCCGCGGGGTATCGCTATCCCCACGATTTCGGCGGATTCGTCGAACAGAACTATTTTCCCGATGAAAAATCCGTCCAAGTGTTTTATCGGCCGACGGAGAACGGCGTGGAGCAGAAAATCCGCGAGCGTCTTTTGCGACTATGGCCCAGTCGACAGCGATAG